The DNA sequence TCCCGCGCCGGTGCTCCCCGAGCTCAGCACCGCGTACATCGACTGCGCGGCGGCCCCGACCGGCGGCGGTGTCGAGGTCCACACGATCCTCATCGCGGACAACGATCTGTGGCACATCACGCTGATCAGCCCGGAGACGCCCCGGTCCCCCGACGCCGAGGCGCGAGCGCTCGCGGGTCTGCACAGGGTCGCCGAGCACATCCTCGACTGACGTTCCACTGGAAATCAGAAACGGCGCCGGAGCCCCTCAGCATCCGACGCCGTTCCCTTTCAACGGACTGCGCATCGCGCCTTCCGGTTTCCACGCGCGCCCCGAAAGGCGGCGGGCCGACACCCCCCCAGGTGCCCCGGTAATGAAACCGGCCCCTCATCGTGAAGTAACAGCCCCTCATCCGTTCTTCACCTCGCCACCGCACCCCCCGGCCGGTGACTGGTTGAACTCTATGTTGCACTCGTTCCGCTGGCAAGCCCATGAACAGCAGTTCTTCTGTTGACTTATGGTCAGTACGGGGAGCCGGTTGGCTCACCTGCACTTTTGTGAATACCGTTACCAACGAACGATGCAACCAACCCTCTCCGATCGGGCCCCCTCCGATCCGGTCCGCAGGAGCGCCCCAGTCCGGCGCCCACACATCCACTGCCGCACTCACCGCGCCCACGGGGTTCTGTTACGTATGTTTCCTGTGTGACAATTGTGGCTAAGCTGAGTCCTGCGGATTCACTCACCGCACCTGTGGCTCACCCCCGTCACTGCCCGAAACGTCACCAGTGCCCGGCTGACCGCGGCCCGAAGGAGAACGATGACCCGCCGAACCCGCTTCCTCGCGTCCCTCCTGGTGACGACCGGCCTCGCCACCGGCCTCACCGCCGGACTGGCCCCCGCCGCGTCAGCGCAGTCCGTCGCCTTTCCCGGCCTGGAATCGGCGCCCCTTCCCCAGGTACCCGGGGTGGCCGCGCAACCGGTCCTCACGATCCCCGTGCCGGCACCGCCGCGCCCCGCGGTGGAACCGGTGGCGTCGGTGTACCCCACCCGCGACGAGACCGTGGGGGTGGCGCAACCCGTCATGATCCGGTTCGACCGGCCCGTCGCCGACCGCGCCCGGGCGGAGGCCTCCGTCGGGATCCGAACGGCACCGTCCGTCCAGGGGAGGTTCTACTGGGTCGGCGACTCCGAGTTGCGATGGCGGCCCCACGAGTTCTGGCCCGCCGGCACGGCGGTCACCGTGTGGGCCGGCGGGCAGGAGAACACCTTCCGCACCGGCGACGCGGTC is a window from the Dietzia sp. JS16-p6b genome containing:
- a CDS encoding Ig-like domain-containing protein — its product is MTRRTRFLASLLVTTGLATGLTAGLAPAASAQSVAFPGLESAPLPQVPGVAAQPVLTIPVPAPPRPAVEPVASVYPTRDETVGVAQPVMIRFDRPVADRARAEASVGIRTAPSVQGRFYWVGDSELRWRPHEFWPAGTAVTVWAGGQENTFRTGDAVVSTYDDATHLVTVTRNGQIVRTMRASAGRDSYPTHNGIYYNGWRAREVRMDSSTWGLSRTAGGYDTTVENGVRLSYDGIFVHSAPWSIADQGVRNVSHGCINLSPEDAAWYYDNTRNGDPFIVVGGPGRQFGEFDGQGDWNY